Proteins found in one Oncorhynchus keta strain PuntledgeMale-10-30-2019 chromosome 2, Oket_V2, whole genome shotgun sequence genomic segment:
- the LOC118376770 gene encoding iroquois-class homeodomain protein IRX-6-like isoform X1: MSFSQYGYPYNATSQFFVSANPSTTCCDSISRSVSDGTSGTQTPATFCCPSYENRLLASTRTELNAALGMYSSPYAAAAAASQNYASYFPYSAEPSAAIYSSLNPQYEMKDGTSTLHSGITQPATYYPYDHSLGQYQYDRYGTMDFNGSARRKNATRETTSTLKTWLYEHRKNPYPTKGEKIMLAIITKMTLTQVSTWFANARRRLKKENKMTWSPKNKAGDDRKDDQDKSDQDCVTKDSSECKDEKDLHLSDLEDMEDEDCDKLDSDCEKMAPRGPEEQQDLHRAMSGGGVGPGGPPKRDCSSELSLSFPNSFHHSFPCGIKSLPSLPSLPSLPTMPSDFLDPLVTSKPPSTTTTIPTGTHTVSLSHFEVSDRDKPRIWSLARTAATGVILGSAHHGAPELQTGSMLADCHLQGTRLPVTGTRQCGPLRGLQDPTNISNAENPFQEGPLLQSKVYSAGSYNHKALQLHCSSYPALSDSCQYSTIEGFSSGKAETEPSELSDTCVTLQDDKVTAFRPVMKRLMDTQSLHTGTFI, encoded by the exons ATGTCTTTCTCTCAGTATGGATATCCTTATAATGCAACTTCACAG TTTTTCGTCTCGGCAAACCCCAGTACGACTTGCTGCGATTCGATTTCCAGGTCGGTCTCTGACGGGACGAGCGGTACCCAGACTCCTGCTACCTTCTGCTGCCCTTCCTACGAGAACCGGCTCCTGGCCAGCACACGGACGGAGCTCAACGCGGCACTAGGGATGTATAGCTCGCCGTACGCTGCCGCGGCCGCCGCCAGCCAGAACTATGCCAGCTACTTCCCCTACAGCGCCGAGCCCTCCGCTGCTATCTACTCATCTCTG AATCCACAGTATGAAATGAAGGATGGCACAAGCACTCTGCATTCTGGCATAACTCAACCTGCCACCTACTATCCTTATGACCACTCACTGGGCCAGTACCAATATGACAG GTATGGGACTATGGACTTTAATGGGTCAGCCAGGAGGAAGAATGCCACACGTGAGACCACCAGTACCCTGAAGACATGGCTGTACGAGCACAGGAAAAACCCCTACCCCACCAAGGGCGAGAAGATCATGCTGGCCATCATCACCAAAATGACCCTCACCCAAGTTTCCACCTGGTTCGCCAACGCCAGGAGGAGGCTAAAGAAGGAGAACAAGATGACCTGGTCACCAAAGAATAAGGCTGGGGACGACAGGAAGGACGACCAGGATAAAAGTGACCAAGATTGTGTCACCAAAG ATTCCAGTGAGTGTAAAGATGAGAAAGACCTTCATCTGAGTGACCTGGAGGACATGGAGGACGAGGACTGTGACAAGCTGGACAGTGACTGTGAGAAGATGGCACCCAGGGGCCCTGAGGAACAGCAGGACCTCCACAGGGCCATGTCCGGTGGTGGTGTTGGCCCTGGAGGCCCTCCAAAGAGAGACTGCAGCTCAgagctctccctctcctttcccaaCAGCTTCCACCACTCATTCCCATGTGGTATCAAGAGCCTACCCTCCCTACCCTCCCTGCCCTCTCTACCCACCATGCCCTCGGACTTCCTTGATCCACTGGTGACGTCCAagcccccctccaccaccaccaccatccccacggGCACTCACACTGTGTCCCTGTCACACTTTGAGGTGTCGGACCGGGACAAACCGAGGATCTGGTCTCTGGCGCGTACAGCGGCCACGGGGGTCATCCTGGGCTCTGCTCACCACGGGGCCCCAGAGCTCCAGACAGGGAGTATGCTGGCAGACTGCCATCTTCAGGGGACCAGGCTACCAGTGACTGGTACCAGACAGTGTGGGCCCCTCAGGGGCCTCCAGGATCCTACCAACATATCCAATGCTGAGAACCCTTTCCAGGAGGGCCCCTTGTTGCAATCTAAGGTCTATAGTGCAGGCAGCTACAACCACAAGGCCCTCCAACTGCACTGTTCCTCCTATCCTGCGCTTTCAGACTCATGCCAGTACTCCACTATCGAAG GATTCTCCAGTGGGAAGGCAGAGACAGAGCCCTCGGAACTCAGTGACACATGTGTGACCCTGCAGGATGACAAGGTCACTGCCTTCAGACCTGTTATGAAGAG GTTGATGGACACGCAGTCGTTACACACTGGGACTTTTATTTAG
- the LOC118376770 gene encoding iroquois-class homeodomain protein IRX-6-like isoform X2: MSFSQYGYPYNATSQFFVSANPSTTCCDSISRSVSDGTSGTQTPATFCCPSYENRLLASTRTELNAALGMYSSPYAAAAAASQNYASYFPYSAEPSAAIYSSLNPQYEMKDGTSTLHSGITQPATYYPYDHSLGQYQYDRYGTMDFNGSARRKNATRETTSTLKTWLYEHRKNPYPTKGEKIMLAIITKMTLTQVSTWFANARRRLKKENKMTWSPKNKAGDDRKDDQDKSDQDCVTKDSSECKDEKDLHLSDLEDMEDEDCDKLDSDCEKMAPRGPEEQQDLHRAMSGGGVGPGGPPKRDCSSELSLSFPNSFHHSFPCGIKSLPSLPSLPSLPTMPSDFLDPLVTSKPPSTTTTIPTGTHTVSLSHFEVSDRDKPRIWSLARTAATGVILGSAHHGAPELQTGSMLADCHLQGTRLPVTGTRQCGPLRGLQDPTNISNAENPFQEGPLLQSKVYSAGSYNHKALQLHCSSYPALSDSCQYSTIEGFSSGKAETEPSELSDTCVTLQDDKVTAFRPVMKR; encoded by the exons ATGTCTTTCTCTCAGTATGGATATCCTTATAATGCAACTTCACAG TTTTTCGTCTCGGCAAACCCCAGTACGACTTGCTGCGATTCGATTTCCAGGTCGGTCTCTGACGGGACGAGCGGTACCCAGACTCCTGCTACCTTCTGCTGCCCTTCCTACGAGAACCGGCTCCTGGCCAGCACACGGACGGAGCTCAACGCGGCACTAGGGATGTATAGCTCGCCGTACGCTGCCGCGGCCGCCGCCAGCCAGAACTATGCCAGCTACTTCCCCTACAGCGCCGAGCCCTCCGCTGCTATCTACTCATCTCTG AATCCACAGTATGAAATGAAGGATGGCACAAGCACTCTGCATTCTGGCATAACTCAACCTGCCACCTACTATCCTTATGACCACTCACTGGGCCAGTACCAATATGACAG GTATGGGACTATGGACTTTAATGGGTCAGCCAGGAGGAAGAATGCCACACGTGAGACCACCAGTACCCTGAAGACATGGCTGTACGAGCACAGGAAAAACCCCTACCCCACCAAGGGCGAGAAGATCATGCTGGCCATCATCACCAAAATGACCCTCACCCAAGTTTCCACCTGGTTCGCCAACGCCAGGAGGAGGCTAAAGAAGGAGAACAAGATGACCTGGTCACCAAAGAATAAGGCTGGGGACGACAGGAAGGACGACCAGGATAAAAGTGACCAAGATTGTGTCACCAAAG ATTCCAGTGAGTGTAAAGATGAGAAAGACCTTCATCTGAGTGACCTGGAGGACATGGAGGACGAGGACTGTGACAAGCTGGACAGTGACTGTGAGAAGATGGCACCCAGGGGCCCTGAGGAACAGCAGGACCTCCACAGGGCCATGTCCGGTGGTGGTGTTGGCCCTGGAGGCCCTCCAAAGAGAGACTGCAGCTCAgagctctccctctcctttcccaaCAGCTTCCACCACTCATTCCCATGTGGTATCAAGAGCCTACCCTCCCTACCCTCCCTGCCCTCTCTACCCACCATGCCCTCGGACTTCCTTGATCCACTGGTGACGTCCAagcccccctccaccaccaccaccatccccacggGCACTCACACTGTGTCCCTGTCACACTTTGAGGTGTCGGACCGGGACAAACCGAGGATCTGGTCTCTGGCGCGTACAGCGGCCACGGGGGTCATCCTGGGCTCTGCTCACCACGGGGCCCCAGAGCTCCAGACAGGGAGTATGCTGGCAGACTGCCATCTTCAGGGGACCAGGCTACCAGTGACTGGTACCAGACAGTGTGGGCCCCTCAGGGGCCTCCAGGATCCTACCAACATATCCAATGCTGAGAACCCTTTCCAGGAGGGCCCCTTGTTGCAATCTAAGGTCTATAGTGCAGGCAGCTACAACCACAAGGCCCTCCAACTGCACTGTTCCTCCTATCCTGCGCTTTCAGACTCATGCCAGTACTCCACTATCGAAG GATTCTCCAGTGGGAAGGCAGAGACAGAGCCCTCGGAACTCAGTGACACATGTGTGACCCTGCAGGATGACAAGGTCACTGCCTTCAGACCTGTTATGAAGAGGTGA